In Nicotiana tabacum cultivar K326 chromosome 2, ASM71507v2, whole genome shotgun sequence, the following proteins share a genomic window:
- the LOC107783417 gene encoding protein PLASTID MOVEMENT IMPAIRED 1-RELATED 1-like, whose translation MMWKVDFKKKIGANSGKEKLLNDIEAINKALYLDKTHLLDSKSKNKGNNKDSIEKENKKSIWSWKGLKSLAARNKKFNCCFSVHRKRRDGELTTRPVVVSQGVAEFEEQLTHTCSISGGKNGPNQSAKYEAKHFLLYASIYGTPELDLGKHRVDLTRLLPLSLDELEENSSGKWTTSFRLAGKAKGAILYVSFEYHIVRNTFTVPTNRVLIEGKNLRRNSENAAKLLAQCEQCDELSTIRRTGSLPARSSTSQRSAENIKDLHEVLPVPSSEVSVSVNVLYQKLEEEKVEASVDCKPQIDVFYNDVETIKHDLALSSEPEKGNVENGGGISEVSIREQRVEVASNEWEGKEEDTMKTGDSPLEENVFEPEIEDLSQLAPFAKEVDTENEELSVSPCNFETDESANETIMKEVESALKRVSDLANEGLDSQEDEHEAINHDGDLDESLSLDYVAESVASDFLDMLGIEHSPFAPSSESEPDSPREGLLRQFEKDTLASGCSLFNLDMDVDHQEFGCDDPSGPDWRSISEDFDYSSNMEMPKIEIEATNNKTRATMLEDLETEALMREWGLNERAFQYSPPKSSSGFGSPIDAPLEEDPYQLPPLAEGLGPFIKTKNGGLLRSMNPTLFKNSKSRGSLIMQVSSPVVVPAEMGSGIMDILQHLASIGIEKLSMQASKLMPLEDITGQTMQHIAWETAPSIDGTVRQDLLQQELEFGQNMAGTQSKNCKRHRPKSSKLESNSVGVDRDSEYVSLKDLAPLAMDKIEALSIEGLKIQSGMSDEGAPSNLSLQSIGQFSAIEGKKVNFGGAVGLEGTGGLRLLDVKDNGGDEVDGLMGLSLTLEEWMRLDSGEIDDADEISERTSKLLAAHHAICTDMFRGRSKGEKRRGKGKKCGLLGNNLTVVLMVQLRDPLRNYEPVGTPMLALVQVERVFVTPKSKIYRTLSEVSYSNEDDDDDEYKPPKTDSVGEVKEVNIPEEEQIPQCKFTEVHVAGLKTEKGKKKLWGSSTQQQSGSRWLLANGMGKKNKHPLLKSKASNKSSTPAAASATTTTTTTTTVQPGETLWSISSRVHGTGAKWKELAALNPHIRNPNVIFPFFLMKKLD comes from the exons ATGATGTGGAAAGTGGATTTTAAGAAGAAAATTGGTGCAAATTCTGGAAAGGAGAAATTGTTGAATGATATTGAAGCTATAAATAAAGCTCTATATTTGGATAAAACCCATTTATTGGATTCAAAATCGaagaataaaggaaataataaaGATTCAATAGAGAAGGAGAATAAGAAATCTATTTGGAGTTGGAAGGGCCTAAAATCTTTGGCTGCTAGAAACAAAAAGTTTAATTGTTGTTTTTCTGTGCATCGGAAGAGGAGAGATGGCGAGTTGACGACTCGTCCAGTTGTGGTTTCTCAAGGGGTAGCTGAGTTTGAGGAACAGTTGACTCATACTTGTTCTATATCTGGTGGCAAAAATGGCCCCAATCAATCAGCAAAGTACGAGGCGAAACATTTCTTGTTGTATGCTTCGATATATGGTACTCCCGAGCTTGATTTGGGGAAGCATCGGGTTGATCTTACCAGGTTGCTTCCTCTTTCATTAGATGAATTGGAGGAGAATAGCTCGGGGAAGTGGACGACTAGTTTCAGGTTAGCAGGTAAGGCTAAAGGAGCAATCTTGTATGTCAGTTTTGAGTATCACATAGTTAGGAACACTTTCACGGTTCCCACTAACAGGGTTCTTATCGAGGGGAAGAACTTGAGGCGCAATAgtgaaaatgcagcaaaactttTGGCACAATGTGAGCAATGTGATGAGCTGAGTACGATAAGACGAACAGGAAGCCTTCCTGCTCGATCTTCTACTTCACAGCGTTCCGCTGAGAATATAAAAGATCTTCATGAGGTTTTACCAGTTCCGTCATCTGAAGTGTCCGTATCTGTAAATGTGCTGTATCAGAAACTTGAGGAAGAGAAAGTGGAAGCTTCAGTTGATTGCAAACCACAGATTGATGTTTTCTATAATGATGTTGAGACCATAAAACATGACTTAGCCTTGTCATCAGAGCCCGAGAAGGGAAATGTTGAAAATGGGGGTGGCATAAGTGAGGTTTCTATAAGAGAGCAACGTGTAGAAGTTGCCTCAAACGAATGGGAGGGAAAAGAAGAAGATACCATGAAAACTGGTGATAGTCCTTTGGAAGAGAATGTTTTTGAACCTGAGATTGAAGACCTTTCTCAGCTTGCACCGTTTGCCAAGGAAGTCGACACTGAGAATGAAGAACTTTCAGTGAGTCCCTGCAATTTCGAGACAGATGAATCTGCCAACGAgacaatcatgaaagaagtggagTCTGCATTAAAGCGTGTGTCGGACTTGGCAAATGAGGGATTAGACTCTCAAGAAGATGAACATGAAGCTATAAATCATGATGGAGACTTGGACGAATCACTAAGCTTGGATTATGTTGCCGAATCTGTGGCTAGTGATTTTCTGGATATGCTAGGGATAGAGCATAGTCCATTTGCCCCAagttctgagagtgagcctgaTTCTCCAAGAGAAGGATTGTTGAGGCAATTTGAGAAGGACACTCTGGCGAGTGGGTGTTCCTTGTTTAACCTTGATATGGATGTTGATCACCAAGAATTTGGTTGTGACGATCCTAGTGGACCTGATTGGAGGAGCATTTCCGAGGATTTTGACTATTCATCTAATATGGAGATGCCCAAGATAGAAATTGAAGCAACTAATAACAAAACAAGGGCCACCATGTTGGAGGACTTGGAGACAGAGGCTTTGATGCGCGAATGGGGCTTGAACGAGAGGGCGTTTCAATATTCCCCTCCTAAGAGCTCAAGCGGATTTGGGAGCCCAATTGATGCTCCTCTTGAGGAAGACCCTTACCAATTGCCTCCTCTCGCAGAAGGCTTAGGACCCTTCATTAagactaaaaatggaggattgTTAAGGTCGATGAACCCTACACTTTTCAAGAATTCCAAGAGTAGAGGGAGTTTGATAATGCAGGTATCGAGTCCAGTAGTGGTTCCTGCAGAAATGGGATCTGGTATAATGGACATACTGCAGCATTTAGCCTCCATTGGAATTGAAAAGCTATCTATGCAAGCAAGTAAACTTATGCCTTTGGAAGATATAACTGGACAGACAATGCAACATATAGCCTGGGAAACTGCACCAAGCATAGATGGAACTGTGag ACAAGATTTGTTGCAGCAAGAACTTGAGTTTGGACAAAATATGGCTGGTACTCAAAGTAAAAATTGTAAACGGCACAGACCAAAGTCCAGTAAGTTGGAGTCAAATTCTGTTGGCGTGGACAGGGACTCGGAATATGTATCATTAAAGGACCTCGCTCCATTGGCGATGGATAAAATTGAAGCCCTTTCAATTGAGGGTTTGAAAATACAGTCAGGGATGTCAGATGAGGGCGCACCTTCTAACTTAAGCCTGCAATCCATTGGTCAGTTTTCAGCCATTGAGGGAAAGAAGGTCAACTTTGGAGGAGCTGTAGGTTTGGAAGGAACAGGTGGATTGCGGCTACTGGACGTTAAAGACAACGGTGGTGATGAAGTTGACGGGCTTATGGGTTTATCTCTCACACTTGAAGAATGGATGAGGTTGGACTCGGGAGAAATTGACGATGCAGATGAAATCAGCGAGCGTACCTCCAAACTGCTCGCAGCCCATCATGCTATCTGCACTGACATGTTTCGTGGCAGGTCGAAGGGAGAGAAGAGACGTGGCAAGGGTAAGAAATGTGGATTGTTGGGAAACAACCTCACGGTGGTACTAATGGTGCAGCTTCGTGATCCTTTAAGGAACTACGAGCCAGTTGGTACACCTATGCTTGCTCTTGTTCAGGTGGAGAGAGTGTTTGTAACACCTAAATCTAAGATATACCGCACACTTTCTGAAGTTAGTTACAGCAATGAAGACGACGACGATGATGAATACAAACCTCCCAAAACGGACTCTGTGGGGGAGGTCAAAGAAGTTAACATTCCTGAGGAAGAACAAATTCCTCAGTGCAAATTCACTGAAGTGCATGTTGCTGGTTTAAAGACagagaaaggtaaaaagaaattaTGGGGTTCGTCAACTCAACAACAGTCTGGATCTCGTTGGTTGCTTGCGAATGGAATGGGAAAGAAGAATAAGCATCCATTACTGAAGTCTAAAGCTAGTAACAAATCCTCTACACCAGCTGCTGCTTCGGCgacaacaactactactactactactacagtGCAGCCTGGTGAAACATTATGGAGTATATCTTCACGGGTCCATGGTACAGGAGCTAAATGGAAGGAATTGGCTGCATTAAATCCACATATCAGAAATCCAAAtgttatttttccatttttcctaATGAAAAAATTAGATTGA